From one Tsukamurella tyrosinosolvens genomic stretch:
- a CDS encoding septum formation family protein, giving the protein MADDTETQPAPASTTGRAGALTVRAVLAAVIVGALAIGAGLYFTGAFEPKNEEKAPRLAAAGTTLARSKPGTCLTWDKDPTTMAPVDCLQPHKFEVAGEPARSLPENAPYPTQSVIAAQRDQLCPPVVTEYLGTRLDPKGRFQMGLLAPGEKAWASGDRTMRCGIQVSDGAGNPLEVQGKVVNQDKSLTWPPGTCIGLDARGQFSGPVGCAQPHGIEVTAVIDMRQAFPDASWPTDRQQEEYLSRICPSRTTGWFGSQDGLRKSGLQLAWNKLSQPSWTAGSRSVICFLASSKDGNTFTPITGSAKSPDLLIDGKKPVMPTLPGAPAPAPAPGR; this is encoded by the coding sequence ATGGCCGACGACACCGAAACCCAGCCCGCACCCGCCTCGACGACGGGGCGCGCCGGCGCCCTCACCGTGCGCGCCGTCCTGGCCGCGGTGATCGTGGGCGCGCTCGCGATCGGCGCGGGCCTGTACTTCACGGGCGCGTTCGAACCGAAGAACGAGGAGAAGGCGCCGCGGCTCGCCGCCGCCGGCACCACCCTCGCCCGGTCCAAGCCCGGCACGTGCCTGACCTGGGACAAGGACCCCACGACGATGGCACCCGTCGACTGCCTGCAGCCGCACAAGTTCGAGGTCGCGGGCGAGCCCGCGCGCAGCCTGCCGGAGAACGCCCCGTACCCGACGCAGTCGGTGATCGCCGCGCAGCGCGACCAGCTGTGCCCGCCCGTCGTCACCGAGTACCTCGGCACCCGCCTCGACCCGAAGGGCCGGTTCCAGATGGGCCTGCTCGCGCCGGGCGAGAAGGCGTGGGCGTCGGGCGACCGGACGATGCGCTGCGGCATCCAGGTGTCCGACGGTGCCGGCAACCCCCTGGAGGTGCAGGGCAAGGTGGTGAATCAGGACAAGTCGCTGACCTGGCCGCCGGGCACCTGCATCGGGCTGGACGCGCGCGGCCAGTTCAGCGGCCCCGTCGGCTGCGCGCAGCCGCACGGCATCGAGGTGACCGCCGTGATCGACATGCGGCAGGCCTTCCCCGACGCGTCGTGGCCCACCGACCGGCAGCAGGAGGAGTACCTGAGCCGGATCTGCCCGTCGCGCACGACGGGCTGGTTCGGCTCGCAGGACGGGCTGCGCAAGTCGGGCCTGCAGCTGGCCTGGAACAAGCTCTCCCAGCCGTCGTGGACCGCCGGGTCGCGCTCGGTGATCTGCTTCCTCGCCTCGTCGAAGGACGGGAACACGTTCACCCCGATCACGGGCTCCGCGAAGTCCCCCGACCTGCTCATCGACGGCAAGAAGCCCGTCATGCCCACCTTGCCCGGCGCCCCCGCCCCGGCCCCCGCGCCCGGCCGGTAG
- the serS gene encoding serine--tRNA ligase → MIDVKLVRENPDRVRASQRARGEDPALVDALLSADADRRAAVLAADTLRAEHKASSKSIGKAAPEDRKALVAAAGELAAKVKEAEVAQSRADEVFDEVARKIGNVIIDGVPAGGEDDFEVLEHVGEIPEIENPKDHLELAEGLGLLDMERGAKVSGSRFYFMKGYGALFQMALLQLAVQKAVANGFTLMIPPVLVKPEVMAGTGFLGAHADEIYRLEADDLYLVGTSEVPLAGYHMDEILDLSDGPVRYAAQSSCFRREAGSYGKDTRGIIRVHQFDKIEMFVYCKPEDAEAEHQRLLNWEKEMLAAVEVPYRVIDVAAGDLGSSAARKYDSEAWVPSQGRYRELTSTSNCTTFQARRLGIRYRDSDGRPQVAATLNGTLATTRWLVAIWENHQQPDGSVRVPAALQPFIGTDVLRP, encoded by the coding sequence GTGATCGACGTCAAGCTGGTACGCGAGAACCCGGACCGTGTACGCGCCTCGCAGCGCGCCCGTGGAGAGGACCCGGCGCTGGTCGACGCCCTGCTGTCCGCCGACGCGGACCGTCGGGCCGCGGTGCTGGCGGCCGACACGCTGCGGGCCGAGCACAAGGCCTCGTCGAAGTCGATCGGCAAGGCGGCGCCCGAGGACCGCAAGGCCCTCGTCGCCGCGGCGGGCGAGCTCGCCGCGAAGGTCAAGGAGGCCGAGGTCGCGCAGAGCCGCGCCGACGAGGTCTTCGACGAGGTCGCGCGGAAGATCGGCAACGTCATCATCGACGGGGTGCCCGCCGGCGGCGAGGACGACTTCGAGGTGCTCGAGCACGTGGGCGAGATCCCCGAGATCGAGAACCCCAAGGATCACCTCGAGCTGGCCGAGGGCCTGGGCCTGCTCGACATGGAGCGCGGCGCCAAGGTCTCGGGCTCGCGGTTCTACTTCATGAAGGGCTACGGCGCGCTGTTCCAGATGGCGCTGCTGCAGCTCGCGGTGCAGAAGGCCGTGGCCAACGGCTTCACGCTGATGATCCCGCCCGTGCTGGTCAAGCCCGAGGTCATGGCGGGCACCGGCTTCCTCGGCGCGCACGCCGACGAGATCTACCGCCTCGAGGCCGACGACCTGTACCTGGTCGGCACCTCGGAGGTACCGCTGGCCGGCTACCACATGGACGAGATCCTCGACCTGTCCGACGGCCCGGTGCGCTACGCCGCGCAGTCGAGCTGCTTCCGGCGCGAGGCCGGCTCGTACGGCAAGGACACGCGCGGCATCATCCGTGTGCACCAGTTCGACAAGATCGAGATGTTCGTCTACTGCAAGCCCGAGGACGCGGAGGCCGAACACCAGCGCCTGCTGAACTGGGAGAAGGAGATGCTCGCGGCGGTCGAGGTGCCCTACCGGGTGATCGACGTGGCGGCGGGCGACCTGGGCTCGTCGGCGGCGCGCAAGTACGACAGCGAGGCGTGGGTGCCGTCGCAGGGCCGTTACCGCGAGCTGACGTCGACGTCGAACTGCACCACGTTCCAGGCGCGGCGCCTGGGCATCCGGTACCGCGATTCCGACGGTAGGCCGCAGGTCGCGGCCACGTTGAACGGGACGCTGGCGACGACGCGCTGGCTCGTCGCGATCTGGGAGAACCACCAGCAGCCCGACGGTTCCGTCCGCGTCCCCGCCGCGCTGCAGCCGTTCATCGGAACGGACGTGCTGCGGCCGTAA
- a CDS encoding MerR family transcriptional regulator gives MRIGDAAVEVGVATHVLRHWEDVGVLVPPREPGGQRSYSDEHVARARLIFLCQRAGLSLDQIKQLIVADTADRAARLREHRAAIAGRIDELRRADAFLEHTLTCAHPVVTQCPECSGFASGRDLTAAARPFR, from the coding sequence ATGCGCATCGGAGACGCAGCGGTGGAGGTGGGCGTGGCCACGCACGTCCTCCGGCACTGGGAGGACGTCGGCGTACTCGTGCCGCCGCGGGAACCCGGCGGGCAGCGCAGCTACTCCGACGAGCACGTCGCGCGGGCCCGCCTGATCTTCCTGTGCCAGCGCGCCGGGCTCTCGCTCGACCAGATCAAGCAGCTGATCGTCGCCGATACGGCGGACCGCGCCGCACGCCTGCGCGAGCACCGGGCGGCGATCGCCGGACGCATCGACGAATTGCGGCGCGCCGATGCGTTCCTCGAGCACACGCTCACCTGCGCACACCCGGTCGTCACCCAGTGCCCGGAGTGCTCCGGCTTCGCCTCGGGCCGGGACCTTACGGCCGCAGCACGTCCGTTCCGATGA
- a CDS encoding MBL fold metallo-hydrolase, whose protein sequence is MTDTTGQIATDPIIDRVAPTALSTCCRAVGQSLAGAVRPRRPDPARIARLREALVAPPASSVTVRLRALPQIPRVVRSMTVMEGVRSPATIRMDMRTYVIDHPSARILLDPSVASQVRERVLGAMQPMLRAAVMPSPDVLSTVEALHRGGVDPASVDLALSTHLHWDHVSGLLDLPALPLMAHRREHEWAVAGELAPAAGVRPALAGRTMDLRDLDGPPVLAFPASHDVFGDGAVVLVDLAGHTPGSVGVLLNTERGRVLMAGDAVWHSEQLVHGAQKAAFPGLLVDVDRDATFATMMRLMALPGDVTVVPCHDHDLAARWAKDEGGA, encoded by the coding sequence ATGACGGACACCACCGGACAGATCGCCACCGACCCCATCATCGACCGCGTCGCACCGACGGCCCTGAGCACGTGCTGCCGCGCGGTCGGGCAGTCGCTCGCGGGTGCCGTGCGTCCGCGCCGGCCCGATCCCGCCCGGATCGCGCGGCTGCGCGAGGCGCTCGTCGCGCCGCCGGCGTCGTCGGTGACGGTACGCCTGCGAGCGCTGCCTCAGATCCCGCGCGTCGTGCGCTCGATGACGGTGATGGAAGGCGTGCGGAGTCCGGCGACGATCCGGATGGACATGCGCACCTACGTGATCGACCACCCGTCCGCCCGGATCCTGCTCGACCCGTCGGTCGCCTCCCAGGTGCGCGAGCGGGTGCTCGGCGCCATGCAGCCGATGCTCCGCGCCGCCGTGATGCCGTCCCCGGACGTCCTCAGCACCGTCGAGGCGCTGCACCGCGGCGGGGTGGATCCGGCGAGCGTTGACCTCGCGCTGTCGACGCACCTCCACTGGGATCACGTCAGCGGGCTACTCGACCTGCCCGCCCTGCCGCTGATGGCGCACCGTCGGGAGCACGAGTGGGCGGTCGCCGGCGAGCTGGCGCCGGCCGCGGGGGTGCGCCCCGCGCTCGCCGGCCGCACGATGGACCTGCGGGACCTCGACGGCCCGCCGGTGCTGGCGTTCCCGGCGAGCCACGACGTCTTCGGCGACGGCGCGGTCGTGCTCGTCGACCTGGCCGGGCACACCCCGGGCAGCGTCGGCGTGCTGCTGAACACCGAACGCGGGCGCGTGCTCATGGCCGGCGACGCCGTGTGGCACTCCGAGCAGCTGGTGCACGGCGCGCAGAAGGCGGCGTTCCCGGGGCTGCTCGTCGACGTCGACCGCGACGCGACCTTCGCGACGATGATGCGCCTCATGGCGCTCCCCGGCGATGTCACGGTCGTGCCGTGCCACGATCACGACCTCGCGGCGCGCTGGGCGAAGGACGAGGGCGGTGCCTAG
- a CDS encoding MBL fold metallo-hydrolase, which produces MQVTSVGHAGFHISTAAGTILCDPWVNPAYFGSWFPFPDNTQLDWKALGDVDYLYVSHLHRDHFDAKNLAENVSKDATVMLPDYPVPDLRRELEKLGFTKFFETQDSVKHTVSGPKGDLDVMIIALRAPADGPIGDSGLVVSDGETVLFNMNDARPVDMEVLDEFGGIDVHLLQYSGAIWYPMVYDMPKGSKRRFAEQKRQRGMDRARSYVDQVAGTWVVPSAGPPAFLDPELRYLNDEGRVDRETIGGDPSNIFPDQITFLEQMKANGNDGGLLFIPGTVGDFAGKELKSLTHPVSEAEVMDIFENKTAYLDAFAARQAPVLEAEKATWAKDDGQPLLPALKAKFEPIMQASALISDGIGYAVGLEMASPDGAVETVVLDFPNRTVRSPEEGDGKYRYGFRIAAELVRTVLRDDEPDWVNTIFLSTRFTTWRIGGYNEFLYTFFKCLTDERIAYADGWFSEAHDDTASTELDGWEVQRRCPHLKADLSKFGVVEGGKLTCNLHGWQWDLESGRCLTSSGHELRAKKLT; this is translated from the coding sequence GTGCAGGTCACCAGCGTCGGGCACGCGGGTTTCCACATCTCCACCGCCGCAGGCACCATCCTGTGCGATCCGTGGGTGAACCCCGCGTACTTCGGCTCGTGGTTCCCCTTCCCGGACAACACGCAGCTGGACTGGAAAGCCCTGGGCGACGTCGACTACCTCTACGTCTCCCACCTGCACCGCGACCACTTCGACGCGAAGAATCTCGCCGAGAACGTGAGCAAGGACGCGACCGTCATGCTGCCCGATTACCCCGTGCCGGACCTGCGGCGCGAGCTGGAGAAGCTGGGCTTCACGAAGTTCTTCGAGACGCAGGACTCCGTCAAGCACACGGTCAGCGGCCCCAAGGGCGACCTCGACGTGATGATCATCGCGCTGCGCGCACCCGCGGACGGCCCGATCGGCGACTCGGGCCTCGTCGTCTCCGACGGCGAGACGGTGCTGTTCAACATGAACGACGCCCGCCCGGTGGACATGGAGGTGCTCGACGAGTTCGGCGGCATCGACGTGCACCTGCTGCAATACTCGGGCGCCATCTGGTACCCGATGGTCTACGACATGCCGAAGGGCTCCAAGCGCCGCTTCGCCGAGCAGAAGCGCCAGCGCGGCATGGACCGCGCCCGCAGCTACGTCGACCAGGTCGCCGGCACCTGGGTCGTGCCGTCCGCGGGCCCGCCCGCGTTCCTCGATCCCGAGCTGCGCTACCTCAACGACGAGGGCCGCGTGGACCGCGAGACGATCGGCGGCGACCCGTCGAACATCTTCCCGGACCAGATCACCTTCCTGGAGCAGATGAAGGCGAACGGCAACGACGGCGGCCTGCTGTTCATCCCCGGCACCGTCGGCGACTTCGCCGGCAAGGAGCTGAAGTCCCTCACGCACCCGGTCTCCGAGGCCGAGGTGATGGACATCTTCGAGAACAAGACGGCCTACCTGGACGCCTTCGCGGCCCGCCAGGCGCCGGTCCTCGAGGCCGAGAAGGCCACGTGGGCGAAGGACGACGGGCAGCCCCTGCTGCCGGCCCTCAAGGCCAAGTTCGAGCCGATCATGCAGGCGTCCGCGCTGATCAGCGACGGGATCGGCTACGCGGTCGGGCTCGAGATGGCCTCGCCCGACGGTGCCGTCGAGACCGTCGTGCTCGACTTCCCGAACCGCACGGTCCGCAGCCCGGAGGAGGGCGACGGCAAGTACCGGTACGGCTTCCGCATCGCCGCGGAGCTGGTGCGCACGGTGCTGCGCGACGACGAGCCGGACTGGGTGAACACAATCTTCCTGTCGACGCGGTTCACCACGTGGCGCATCGGCGGCTACAACGAGTTCCTCTACACCTTCTTCAAGTGCCTCACCGACGAGCGGATCGCCTACGCCGACGGCTGGTTCTCCGAGGCGCACGACGACACCGCGTCGACCGAGCTGGACGGCTGGGAGGTGCAGCGCCGCTGCCCGCACCTCAAGGCCGACCTGTCGAAGTTCGGCGTGGTCGAAGGCGGCAAGCTGACCTGCAACCTGCACGGCTGGCAGTGGGACCTCGAGTCCGGCCGCTGCCTGACCTCCAGCGGGCACGAGCTGCGCGCGAAGAAGCTGACATGA